The nucleotide window TGCTGCCTGTGAAAATCAAAAGGAGGCTGCGAGTAATTTGCAATATTCATGTGTAAATGTGGTAGTAATTGAGATTTTTTGACTGTACTATAGTCTCGTCCTGATGTTGTGCATTCAGGCTTGCACTGTAAACCATATTCAGCACCAGACCTTGAAGTATATCATAATGTAATACATATACTCCTCATATTGAATGGTATCTAATTCGACATTTTTTTCTAATATTAAGCAGCTGTCGGATCAAATAAATTTGAATGTATCAGAGTTGTGTTATACATGTTGAGAAAACATTGaagaatttggaaataaatttgtaaatttttcgTTTCCAACGAaattaaactgatgatatctGATTCAATAACTTAATTTAATTCACAATTTTACTTTTTGCTgcttaattctttttttttttaaatatgaattgaaCTATGTAGATAAAAAAAGTGAATTATTTAGGCAAGAAAGTGAATTATGtacaaaacaagaggtccatgggccacatcgctcacctgagtcaccttggtccatatcagaagattttccatatctatttgcatgtaaaatcgTAGtctctattatggccccaaacctacccctggatgccatggtttttgcaaacttgaatctacactatgtcagaaagctttcatgtaaatgtgaacttctttggcccaatggttcttgagaagattttcaaaagattttccctatatatttgtatgtaaaactttgatcccctattgtggccccatcctaccccagggggccatgattttaacaaacctgaatctgcactataccagaaagctttcatataaatctcagcttttctgacttagtggttctgggaagatttttaaagatttttcctatatatttgtatgtaaaactttgaccccctattgtgacccaatccgacccccgggggccatgatcttaacaatttaaaatctgtactatatcaggaagctttcatataaatctcagcttttctggctcagtggttcttcagaagaagattttaaaagatttttcctataaatttgtatgtaaaactttgatgccccccttgaggccccatccaatacccggggtccatgattttaacaaacttgaatctgcactatatcaacaacaacaacaacaaaacgaaaaaaaaaaaaaaaaaaaaaaaaaaacccttgaccccctattgtggccccatccgatcccgggggccatgattttaacaatttagaatctgtactatatcaggaagctttcatataaatctcagcttttctgactcagtggttcttgggaagatgatttttaagaagatttttaaagatttttcctatatatttgtatgtaaaactttcaccccctattgtggccccatccgaccccccggggccatgattttaacaatttaaaatctgtactatatcaggaagctttcatataaatctcagcttttctggctcagtggttcttgaaaagaagaattttaaagattgttcctatatacttgtatgtaaaactttgatcccctattgtggccccatcctaccccagggggccatgattttaacaatttagaatctgcattatataatgaagatttcatataaatctcaacttttctggctcagtggttcttatgaagaagatttttaaagattttccctatatatttgtatgtaaaactttgatcccctattgtggccccatccgacccccgggggccatgattttaacaatttagaatctgcattatataaggaaactttcatataaatctcagcttttctggctcagtggttcttgagaagaagatttttaaagattttccctatatatttgtatgtaaaactttgatcccctattgtggccccatccgacccccgggggccatgattttaacaatttagaatctgcattatataaggaaactttcatataaatctcagcttttcggactcagtggttcttgagaagaagatttttaaagattttccctatatatttgtatgtaaaactttgatcccccattgtggtcccatccgacccccgggggccatgattttaacaatttagaatctgcactacctaataaagcttatctataaatttcatcttttctggcccagtggttcttgagaagaaaattttttaatgaccctaccctatttttaccttttcttgattatctccccttggaaggaggtctggccctttattttaacaatttagaattccctttacctaaggatgttttatGCCAaccttggttgaaattggcccagtggttgttgagaagaagttgaaaatgtgaaaagtttacagacagacagacggacggacgccggaatacgggtgatcagaaaagctcacttgagctttcagctcaggtgagctaaaaattaaaTCATGTAGCTAAAATAGtctatgcctgctgcccaattCCTTTCACTAtttgtgaaaaaaattattataaataaacataTCACTAAAGTGAATTATGTATAGGTAAGAATGTGAATTATGTATAGGTAAGAAAAGTGAATTATGTATAGGTAAGAAAGTGAATTATGTATAGGTAAGAAAGTGAATTATGTATAGGTAAGAAAGTGAATTATGTATAGGTAAGAAAGTGAATTATGTATAGGTAAGAAAGTGAATTATGTATAGGTAAGAAAGTGAATTATGTAAAGGTAACAAAGTGAATTATGTATACTAGGTAAGAAAGTGAATTATGTATAGGTAAGAACATAAATTATGTATAGGTAAGAAAGTGAATTATATAAAGGTAAGAAAGTGAATTACATATAGGTAAGAAAGTGAATTATGTATACTAGGTAAGAAAGTGAATTATGTATACTAGGTAAGAAAGTGAATCATGTATAGGTAAGAAAGTGAATTATGTAGATATGATAAAGTGTATTATGTAGATAACAAAGTGaattacatacatataaaagTGAATCATGTGGATATAAGAAAGTGAATTACGTAAATGTCGAAGATCTGCCTTGATGTCCATTAAGAGCTGATAGTTTAAGACGTTGAAATCTTGATATCGGATAGCATGAATCACCAAGACAACAATCGCAAGGAACCCGCTAACTCGACGACAGAAAATGTGCCAGGCATAGGCAGCTTCCTGTGAGGAGATAATCAAAAGTTTGTACAACACGTACACATCAATTTGTACAACTCGTACACATCAATTTGTACAACACGTACACATCAATTTGTACTACACATATACATCAATTTGTACTACACATATACATCAATTTGTACTACACATATACATCAATTTGTACAACACGTACACATCAATTTGTACAACTCATATACATCAATTTGTACAACACGTACACATCAATTTGTACAACACGTACACATCAATTTGTACTACACATATACATCAATTTGTACTACACATATACATCAATTTGTACTACACATATACATCAATTTGTACAACACGTACACATcaatttgtaaaacacatatacaTCAATTTGTACTACACATATACATCAATTTGTACAACACGTACACATCAATTTGTACAACACGTACACATCAATTTGTACTACTGTTTACACATATACATCAATTTGTACTACACATATGCATCAATTTGTATTACACATATACATCAATTTGTACAACACGTACACATCAATTTGTACAACACGTACACATCAATTTGTATACAACACATATATCATACATCAATTTGTACAAAACATACACATCAATTTGTTACCATGGTTACAAGGCATTTAAAGGTACATGGAAGTGCAAttatagaatagaatatttaTTCAACCAATTTGGGTCCTGACAGAGCACCATTAGGATGCACAAAGTCCAAAAATCACAGACACACACGTGACAAAGGAAATCACAACCAGTTGCACTGCATCATGATTATATACACTTCCTAAAGtaagaaaaaatacaaaatatctaaacatttatttacatttcttaaagtaagaaaaaaacaaaacatctaaacatttatttacaattctTTATAAAGGATTGCACCCACAGTACAGTTTGAGTTATCAATCCCGGAATCACAAAGATTTGAATGATACTGTTGGGCTGAAACGATATGCCCCCTTCACGATacaatacatattgcaatacttatgccacgattcaatactttcaatacgatacaatttacagaagaaacctaTAATAACATTCAAGAAAAGTTTAATTACTAAGATTCacattcataattttaattttagcaaaatgtttccaaattgCCTAATGGTAAGATGCATGTTAattggctctgtagtttaaactgataaagtttaTCATCATTTTCGTAAGACTCCAGGTAAACAACATTCTGAACATTATTTGGcactattttgtccctcatgcaggtaaaaataatCAATACAGGCCGaacctgatgtattttactgaaccagtTTGTAATTATAAACGTATCGAACCgaaatcgaggcaatgaattgaacattgaatcgaTGGTTTATATTGAACATGCAGTATCAATATTTTGGTGAATCATTTCAGCACTAAATgatagaagcagagaacattgacaggtttttttttcagttaaaACTTTTCTGACTGCCAAAAACTGTGTCAATGTTCTCTGCTTCTAAATGGCACATAGAACTACAATTTTTGGATGTATTTgcttaaaatgttgatataagtttAAGTGACAATTTGTTATTGATAAAAATGTTACTCATTCATTTGAATTTTCTCATGTACTTTCGTTGTCATTTTTACGGGTAAAAGGTCATgccaaagtcacgtgattcgcaACCGTGATTGTAACCCTGAAACTAATGAACCACTGATGACtcaataaacatgataaaagtACTGCAATgccaataatatatatataaaatctgaTAATAGCCGTATCAACAAATATCTCCCAAAACATCAACAATTCTTCCACTCTACACACAGTGTATGCATCAGAGTGTAATGCGATGACATCCGATGCCACATAGTCATCATCATAATAAAGGGTcactgtttgcccaactctctattttgtattgcttatatatataggagttatgagattgatcactgttcattatcttcacctttcatggcagacaagtttttgaaaagtatatAATCAATTTCTGTAAAACCTCTATCTTACATTATACATATAGATAATTTTTACATGGGACACATTCTTATCATGAAAGTGTTAATTTCACATTCTACATATGTAACTGGAGTCTGatattctaatatatatatttgtagtttctgtggaaacgagggggttatttatattcggtctttcctatcagaccgaatataaataatccctcgtttccacagaaactgaTATATTTAATACTATGTCGAGAAAAAATGATGGGGATATATTTCTTCCAAGAGCAGTAAGAGAACAAAGAAACATTTTCCGCATCTGTTTGGTGTTACGTACCTTAATGTGTAAGTGAATATTTACCTCGGTGTTAGTCTCCTCTGTGTAGCCACTGATGAACATTGTGATGATAAATCTCTCTATGATGATATTTAGAGTCATAATACCAAACATCCAGAAACGCGCAGGTGCTGTTCGAGGGGTAGACGTCAGTAAATATGAGAGCATGATAGACAACGTGTAATACACCACTGAATAAAACCCAGAAAACTCCCCAAGCATCGTCCTCTGCAGGTGAACAATCTTGTCAAAAATGTCGTTAATGAGAATACGTTGATCGTTGGTCATCTTGTGGAAGTCGGAGATAATCGCATGAAGGTTTTCGGAGGAGGAGTTGATAATGAGGCTGAGGTTGGTCGACTGTTGCATGATGACTTCCTGGTTCCGGAGAGCCTCTCTCTGTAGGACAGTCGTAGCTGCTAGATTCTCTGCCACTTCATCAGAAGCTCGGCTAAGTCTCTTGATCGTATTCTGTGTTTTTTCGTGCCAGACCTGTGACTGGAGAAAGTAACAAATGTTCTGGGTGTGTGTGAAGAAGGTGGTCAGTGAAGGCCTGTCCGCCTCTGTGATGTCCAACAAACACTCCCTCGTGCTCATTCCCTCATCACACTGGTAGGAGTCCCTCCCCTGTACCTGTAAGAAACAGTTGAGATACGCCAGCGCCAGTCTGGTCTGTGTCTCGTCCGTCAGGTGCTTACAGCCTTCCTGGAGTGACGTCAGGGTGTTGGTCCAACATTTCCCGTACTCCGGCATCTGTGCCTGAGTCTGTAGAAGTTCGTACTGGGTTTTTCCAGACTCGTATTGTTTTTTGTCTACGTCGCTAAATCCTACACGGCAGCGCACGGATGTACACAAAcatagaataaacaaaacagAGATCCGccacattttttaaatgttacaGTCAAAGCGACAAAATAGCTTCAGCCTGCATGCTGCCCGCAGCTGCTTTGTTTAAACCTGATGATGATATCCATACATCATTACAAATAccagtttcattttcaatttaaatattaTTCGGAATACCTCTAATCCATTCGGTGTCAAGTCGATCCGTCCCACGGTTGATCCATCCCTAGTCGATCCGTCTCTATGTTTCGTCCCCTTGTCGATCCGGCACACTGAGCTTAGTCAATCAGACCCTAGAAAATAATGGAAGTTTTTGCATGCATATTTTTACCCCAAGTAGCAGGGAtgttataaaacaaatttttgGTCTAAATTATGGCTGTCGGATTTAGGTATGCAAATAAAATTgcttataatttttgtttgtagTGGCGGATCCATGGGGCGCCACTTTCTGAGGCAGGGGGcatgggggccgccttgaggcccccagtgggtccagggcgataTCCTTGGAGGGGGGGGGAGCTCCTcggttttacagattttatagggcttgaaacaTGTCTCGGattatttagtcatttgtactattttctttcatttttaataaggtgaaattaataaaatgacgcacaTTTCAAgggttttggggaaaaaataagttctcccaataaagtgattcaagaaatcaaaaggtaTTGTCGTTTATTTCTCCGtgagtggaagaaatcattgcttcttttatcgtttagtacatttttctaaacaagtaCCACGATTAATTACCTCGAATTAAATTTTTTTAgaaggttgggggggggggggggggggggggggggggggggagggtgcCCCTTCAATCCGCCACTGGTTTGGAGTACGAAAAATTGCAGCATTTGGTGAAAGTTTGAAATAACCAGCACCACAACTTTTGTTGTACACAGTCTATGATTATCATGAtcattattatacatatattgaaaagaaaaattcGGAATGCTATTTGCATTGGTTGCATGTCGTTTCAACATGATCAGACTGAACTAGTATCGAGctccatcgtcgcaaaccacacCCACTGTACGTCATATCACAAACCACGCCCACTGTCCCCTTTCATTCATACTACGTCATAAGTACCTAGGGTAGGTCATCTTCGCTGGCCAAGGGTCACGATACACGGTGCTTGGCTATGAAAGATGAGGATAGATCTATACTTCCGGATTCAGTAAGCGTGGCTAGTGGCGATGGTCGAGCTCCCGTGACAtacttttaaattgaattaattgagaaatcaaaaagtgtgtattatgttacatatatatactagttagtatatCTGCTCTAAACTAGAtctaggattttttttttccaaggaGGAGAGTCGAATCAACCACCGGTAATTGTGTAATCTGTAACTTGAGAAAGGATGAgccgttaagtgagaaagtttcccagtttactttcggaaggtcggtggtctcttcccaggtacattgtatctgggttctctcttccaccaattaaaactgggcgccaccaaataactgagaaattgttgagtgtggtggaaaacatcaatcaatcaatcaatcaatcaatccgagagtggaagaatatattgcttctttttatcgtttacatttttctaagcAAGATATCATGctatacaaaatattaaaagcAACGCCTTGGACGCAGACTGGCAGATTTAGAGGGGAGGGGACGCTTTTTTTCACCACAAATTTAAAAGGCAATACAGGGGCGGTTCCAGTAATTGtggtaaggggggggggcactttctGAGGCAgagggtctgggggccgccttgaggcccccagtgggtccacggcgaagccctggtgggagACCAGGGGACAAAGCTCCCGAAAGCTCCTggtatttacagattttatagggcttaaaaTGTGTCTCCTATTTAGACATTTGtagtattttctatcatttctgataaggtgaaattaataaaatgacgcaaattttaagggtttttggaaagaattaattaagttctcccaatgaagtaattcaagaaatcaaaagattttgtcatttatttctccgggagtggatgaaatcattgcttcttttatcgtttagtacattttttaaataagataCCACAATTTCAAATAccttaaagaaaattttaaggggggaggggtgcacaggctgcgcccccttaaatccgccactgcaataaAGTACAGTcatatagatgaaaactccagatttcGCACCCAATTTTTTGTCTGAATATTTCggctaatatttgactttcacaagtcccccccccccctttccccagAAATCCTGGACCCGCCACTGGTAAGCTACAATGTTGAGTTAAATACCTGCCACTCAGTTTAGTTTCTTGAGGCTTGAGTCCTGGGAAAATATTCAGATATGGTTTAAATGAGGACCCCTGTCTATCATGTTCATGCCTAAAAACGGCCCGCCATACAGCCCGATCGATGCAAAACGAAAGTAAACAAATTGCACAACATGGGGTTatacttttttgaaaatcgATTTCAGACAACAAGGAAATAATATATCCGAGTGTCTCATTGCAATCAGTAAGGAAGACAAGTAGACCAGGAGTAAATATTCCGTAGATCTATCTTGTGTGGAGTGAGATTTTTCTGAACAGGTAAGTAATACCGCTCAACACTGGGTAAGTTTCCTGATATCAACTATCAATAATCATCAACAACGTACTTGCAGATTATGTGCTTAAAACAAAATAGAACATGAATATCACTTTATTTAAGAATGTCCACAGTAtagagtcaccttggcccatattaaagatagggctgggacgattcagggttggATCGATTCAATTCGGTTTTGATTCACAACGGTACGGTTcgattattttcgattcggttcatgttaggtccaatttatctaatgacagcACAAAAAGTAATAATTCTAATGAGTagcataatttaattttattcaatcTGTATAACTctatgtcgtcatttgtaaacatcatatctattcataaaggcatttcaaaaaaaaaaaagaagaaaaaaaaaaaaaaaaccattgaaatttgttatattaatgtgctacATAATTTTTTGATTATTAAAgtgactggttcacgtttttcgaaagagatgtttttcatttttgatgttaaaaataaaaagatatagCTCATTGAatattgacaaccaaaattatgactgtctgaatgcaaggataagagcaatattttcgctttgattctgtgttatgtaaacaaagaatgtaaacaaacaaaccagtgaaacgttgattttgtaatttcaagcatcttcattttgtaaaatcactgaATATAATGCATGCATAGTTATATAAATGGAATATGGAAACATGGCATGATAtgattgaaataattttatactttaaaatgacacattttaccttaagtatacttgagatgtgatatctataataaacttggatcaatattcatttattttgaaaaccacgtaaacaataacacacctcaatctttgttttcaaaacaaataagaaACTTTCTATAATGAGGTTCTGTCATGATGAttaaccttgattttttttttgttttttttgtgaaaccttttaaacatattagactgtagattttgatcatttaatgttaaaaacGAAATGTGGAGGAAATTCGTGAATCAGTTccttttaaataaaacaaatctatagtcaatctaaaatgaatatgatattgttttcattgattttagtgggttttttttttagtttatttatttataggaATAGGcgcatatacaatataaatacaagacaatatcacagaggaacacatagttaaaacaaaagctgttgttaaatacataagataaaaAGGCAAGTTTTAACAGCTATTTGACTTTAAGAGCAGTGAGTATGCCTatgccaaggataacccatgaaagccaaatggcttatttccaatggggtccttaaTATGTAACGATTCGACAATTCTATCagttgagagtctttgaaaatctctcctttattgatttacttctctcatattaactgtcaaaaCATTTAATATGTGTCATGATCTACGATGTagatttcactccaccactgacagaaatgctatatgccatgtaaagataaactgcaatgatattacggaccatattctgttggtatctgagtggtcaAAATGCTAAatctcaacacagtagtgatttaaatttctgttgcataaaaaaccacatgttctgcacatcactcagacgccatatttgttgttttggtgtatgtaaaatttaaaccgaaccgaaccgaaatccggaatttgtaatcggtgcatcgaatcgaatggtatgagtCGCGGTGCATGGAAATTtccggtgcaccgcacagccctaatTAAAGATCAAAGAAGTATAGCGCAATTGGTTCagcttttttaaatatatatgcaagttgaaaatgtaggcgggaaTCCAGAGTTAACGTGCGTATTGTggcattgtttaaaaatcttcttctcaagaactgctggaccaatttcaaataaacttgacacaaatcatCATTTGGTAAAGGttgttcaaatttgttcaaatgcgGGGTCATGCTCTCTCTAAAAGGGGGGTAATCAATACAATGCAAAAGAGGTGggttcattttaaaatcttctcaggaaccactgggACAGACAAGTTTTTTAACATAAtatgaattcaagtttgttcaaatcataacccCTTGGGGTAGGGTGGtaccacaataggagatcaaagtttagTATTGAGATATATCTCAAGAGCGacgtccgggttagaataggtcctcagtaccccttgcttgtcgtaagaggcgactaaatgagacGGTCCTTTTAATGAGACCGTGAAAACctggtcccgtgtcacagcaggtgcggcacgataaagatcactccctgctaaaaggccataaacgccgagcataggccaaaattttgcagcccttcaccggcagtggtgacgtctccatatgagtgaaatattctcgagagggacgtaaaacaacattcaatcaatcaatcaatcaatccatatgagtgaaatattctcgagggggggggggggtaaacaatattcaaacaatcaatcaagaGCAACAGAGACATAATAACTCTAATTACCATGCAAGATTAACATTTGTTCTGtgatccctgggggtaggatggggccacaatagctgatcaaagttttacatgggaatacatATGAGAGATCTTTTTAAAAGATCTTCTCATTAACAACAGGGCTATAATTAGTCgtgttaatatgcaaacattcccAAAACGTCTTTAAAACTCATCTCACAGATAGCTggaccatgattagtcatattggtatgcaagcatcttcaggtagtgtatttcagtttgttcaattcaaatGTCCCAGAGTAGGTACACGGCAATAATCGGAGATCAAAGTCTGATTTTtggaatatacaaattcaaattattttcaagATTGGCAGAATAACACtatattatatcaaaatgtaaaattactAAGTTGTGTTGATTCAACATTTTATACCCCCTTATTAAAGCAGGGGGTagggggtattgtttttgtccattCTGTTTGGAACTTGAACCTTGCCCattacttttgaatggtgagtgatatggctatcatattttatatttatattttcttgtGATAATGCTTTTCTTatatcccatggggatccgggttagaatggaTCCtaagtatcccttgcttgtcgtaagagggaCGATACTGATATCGATACTGTTGAATATAAACTCTCGATTCAATGTTTAATTTATTGCCTTGATTTTCGGTTcgatacatttattacaaacagattcagtaaaatacatcaggttCGGCCTGTACGTATTATTTTCCTTAAGgttgatgaaaataataatgaactttatCAGTTTCAACTAGAGAGCCAACAGGCATCTTGCTGCATGCCAGTTTgtaaacattttgcttttaaaattttgcttttaaatcttcaatgttattattgatttcttctgtacattgtatcgtattgaaagtattgaatcgtggcataagtattgcggTTGGCAATAAGTGGCATAAGTATACGTACAACGGACAAGACACCAAgatgtatcgtatcgtgaaggcGGCGTATCGTTTCCATATGACAAGTCCTTACATTTCATGCCATATATGATTTCTTTTATCTTGTGACATCGTATCATGATATATGGTTATATCGTGAACCTATGGGGTAGGTTGAGGCCATGATATGGGGTGAAAAAATTCATAAGAATTAtagatacaatgtatgtatatctcCTGAAGTTTTCCTTCTTTTATCACCGCAATATGATTATTTCTATTTTCTCCACTTCAGATTAATTGAGAACACTAAATAAATAATGCCGTCTGAGCTACTATCGCTGAAATACAGAGACCAATTAGCCACATGGATCGGTAAGCCGTGTCACTTCCGGTTGTTGTACAAGATCAGCAGTGACGGATGTTCTGCGCAGACGTTCCATCAGAAGTGTGACGGTCAGGGCTCCACAGTAACGGTGCTGTACAACACCAACAACACGATATACGGGGGGTACCTATCACAGAGCTGGAGCTCTAATGGCACTTGGATTAATGACACAAACGCCTTCCTGTTCCGGC belongs to Ostrea edulis chromosome 7, xbOstEdul1.1, whole genome shotgun sequence and includes:
- the LOC125655413 gene encoding uncharacterized protein LOC125655413; the encoded protein is MWRISVLFILCLCTSVRCRVGFSDVDKKQYESGKTQYELLQTQAQMPEYGKCWTNTLTSLQEGCKHLTDETQTRLALAYLNCFLQVQGRDSYQCDEGMSTRECLLDITEADRPSLTTFFTHTQNICYFLQSQVWHEKTQNTIKRLSRASDEVAENLAATTVLQREALRNQEVIMQQSTNLSLIINSSSENLHAIISDFHKMTNDQRILINDIFDKIVHLQRTMLGEFSGFYSVVYYTLSIMLSYLLTSTPRTAPARFWMFGIMTLNIIIERFIITMFISGYTEETNTEEAAYAWHIFCRRVSGFLAIVVLVIHAIRYQDFNVLNYQLLMDIKADLRHLRSRDLRHRLDEIDHTLESPTPGPMTIASSHQSHTSAAADSTEGYESDSAWSSSSDLSDLDKSSYCTDVSYRPSPTDTYRGDNSTASYSYSESSHIDEDEVEFLRNSTPIREGNLQRIKTWSKTGYYTTASGDDKFQTPSSTSGVYKTTHSKYHLRQRTLTQLMNPALREESPKTFRRKIKNLEQVAMENSAALRDTL